One window of the Caminibacter pacificus genome contains the following:
- a CDS encoding CoA-binding protein produces the protein MEACELPSSSNADKKLCEILKNSKVIVVVGLSPKEHRASNQVAKYMQEKGYKIIPVYPREEFILGEKVYRSLDEIDFEVDIVDVFRKGEDTPPIVEKAVKLPGVKCVFLQEGVTNEKSKEIAENAGIFYVEDKCLMVEHMRCEREGLL, from the coding sequence ATGGAGGCTTGTGAACTACCAAGCAGCTCTAATGCTGATAAAAAACTCTGCGAAATTCTTAAAAATTCCAAAGTTATAGTGGTTGTCGGACTTTCACCAAAAGAGCATAGAGCATCAAATCAGGTTGCTAAATATATGCAAGAAAAAGGATATAAAATTATTCCCGTTTATCCGAGAGAAGAGTTTATTTTGGGAGAAAAAGTTTATAGAAGTCTTGATGAGATAGATTTTGAAGTGGATATCGTAGACGTATTCAGAAAAGGAGAAGATACGCCTCCTATAGTCGAAAAAGCGGTAAAACTTCCGGGAGTAAAATGCGTATTTTTACAAGAAGGCGTAACAAACGAAAAATCAAAAGAGATTGCTGAAAACGCCGGTATATTTTATGTAGAAGATAAATGTCTTATGGTCGAGCATATGAGATGTGAAAGAGAGGGACTTTTATGA
- a CDS encoding SIR2 family protein, producing MELKINKKIIENSNINFLIGSGASVPFFGVLSNIENWLTDLDKDKNINEEEYLLLKFLFYREYYQIAMKSNIDILKNTTEINFLRVKKNYENFFKIIRALIFERKSNLFSKQINVFTTNIDIFHEYVLDQLNYDFNDGFFGRFKPKLDLSSFRRTFHKESLFFNKMSEIPIFNIYKLHGSVNWKYDEGEIILDLNLSLLKEINKLLNSINITAIEDQTKTYDEIKKIITKNDFEILQKKKDIIKQFIESYEKLQIINPTKEKFQETVFKKTHYELLRIFSNELEKENTILIVIGFSFADEHIRDITIRALNYNPLLNVFVYDYDGNGVKHIEIENTKIKNNNLHIIKPQENYQYDFENINHDFENILKEIKEIKED from the coding sequence ATGGAATTGAAAATAAATAAAAAAATAATTGAAAATTCAAATATTAATTTTTTAATAGGGTCAGGTGCTTCTGTTCCTTTTTTTGGTGTATTATCGAATATTGAAAATTGGTTAACCGATTTAGATAAAGATAAAAATATTAATGAAGAGGAATATTTATTATTGAAGTTTCTTTTTTATCGAGAATATTATCAAATAGCTATGAAATCAAATATAGATATTTTAAAAAATACTACAGAAATAAATTTTCTTCGTGTGAAAAAAAATTATGAAAATTTTTTTAAAATAATAAGAGCGTTGATTTTTGAAAGGAAAAGTAATTTATTTTCAAAACAAATTAATGTTTTTACTACTAATATTGATATTTTTCATGAATATGTTTTAGATCAATTAAATTATGATTTTAATGATGGTTTTTTTGGAAGATTTAAACCAAAACTTGATTTAAGTAGTTTTAGAAGGACATTTCATAAAGAAAGTTTATTTTTCAATAAAATGTCTGAAATACCAATATTTAATATTTATAAATTACATGGTTCAGTAAATTGGAAATACGATGAAGGAGAAATAATACTTGATTTAAATTTATCATTATTAAAAGAAATAAATAAATTATTAAATTCAATAAATATTACAGCTATAGAAGATCAAACTAAAACTTATGATGAGATTAAAAAAATTATTACTAAAAATGATTTTGAAATTTTACAAAAAAAGAAAGATATAATAAAACAGTTTATTGAAAGTTATGAAAAATTACAAATTATTAATCCGACTAAAGAAAAATTTCAAGAAACTGTTTTTAAAAAGACTCATTATGAATTATTAAGAATTTTTTCTAATGAATTAGAAAAAGAGAATACTATTCTAATTGTAATTGGTTTTTCTTTTGCTGATGAGCATATTAGAGATATAACTATTAGAGCATTAAATTATAATCCATTATTAAATGTATTCGTTTATGACTATGATGGCAATGGGGTCAAACATATTGAAATTGAGAATACTAAAATTAAAAACAATAATTTACATATTATAAAACCACAAGAAAACTATCAATATGATTTTGAAAATATAAATCATGATTTTGAAAATATTTTGAAAGAGATTAAAGAAATTAAGGAAGATTAA
- the gatB gene encoding Asp-tRNA(Asn)/Glu-tRNA(Gln) amidotransferase subunit GatB, producing the protein MSSKYEVVIGLEVHVQLNTKTKIFCNCPTSFGDEPNTNTCPTCLGLPGALPVMNKEAVRKAVMFGKAVNATINKRSTFERKNYFYPDLPKGYQISQFVVPIVENGELFIDTKEGTKRIGITRAHLEEDAGKNIHEGDYSKVDLNRAGTPLLEIVSEPDMRSSDEAIAYLKKLHAIVKYLGISDANMQEGSFRVDANVSVRPKGQKEFGTRVEIKNINSFKFIKQAIDYEVERHIEAYEYDEYEEEVVQETRLFNSKTGETRSMRGKEESADYRYFPDPDLLPLEVPEEFFDIEIPELPDEKKERYMKEFGLKEYDAGVLTAEPELAKFFEEMIELGVEPAAANRWLAIELLGRLNKAGISIENSPVSPKKLALIAIREKEAVISGAGGKKVLDLLMEEDIEVDVAIDKLGLKQVSDEGAIEKIVDEVLAANADKVEEYKAGKEKLFGFFVGQVMKASKGKANPQIVNKILKSKLS; encoded by the coding sequence ATGTCATCAAAATATGAAGTTGTAATAGGTCTTGAAGTTCACGTTCAGCTAAATACGAAAACAAAAATTTTCTGTAATTGTCCTACAAGTTTCGGAGATGAACCTAATACCAATACATGTCCGACGTGTCTCGGGCTTCCGGGAGCTTTGCCGGTTATGAATAAAGAAGCGGTAAGAAAAGCGGTTATGTTCGGAAAAGCGGTAAATGCCACTATCAATAAAAGAAGTACGTTTGAGAGAAAAAACTACTTTTATCCTGACCTTCCAAAAGGCTATCAGATTTCTCAATTCGTAGTACCGATCGTTGAAAACGGAGAGTTGTTTATCGATACGAAAGAAGGTACGAAAAGAATAGGAATTACAAGAGCGCATCTTGAAGAAGACGCAGGAAAAAATATCCATGAAGGCGATTATTCCAAAGTCGATTTGAATAGAGCCGGAACACCTCTTTTGGAAATTGTTAGCGAACCTGATATGAGAAGCAGCGATGAAGCTATCGCTTATCTTAAAAAATTACATGCTATCGTTAAATATTTAGGCATTAGTGATGCGAATATGCAAGAAGGAAGTTTTAGGGTTGATGCCAACGTTTCGGTAAGACCTAAGGGACAAAAAGAGTTCGGTACGAGAGTTGAGATTAAAAATATCAACTCGTTTAAATTTATCAAACAAGCGATCGATTACGAAGTGGAAAGACATATCGAAGCGTACGAATACGACGAATATGAAGAAGAAGTGGTTCAAGAGACAAGATTATTTAACAGCAAAACGGGAGAGACTCGCTCTATGAGAGGAAAAGAAGAGTCTGCGGATTACAGATATTTTCCTGACCCTGACCTTTTGCCTCTTGAAGTACCTGAAGAGTTCTTCGATATCGAAATTCCGGAGCTTCCGGATGAGAAAAAAGAGAGATATATGAAAGAATTTGGATTAAAAGAATACGATGCGGGCGTATTAACGGCGGAACCTGAGCTTGCTAAATTCTTTGAAGAGATGATTGAGCTTGGTGTAGAGCCGGCAGCGGCGAACAGATGGCTTGCTATCGAGCTTTTAGGAAGATTGAATAAAGCGGGAATTTCTATTGAAAATTCACCTGTAAGTCCTAAGAAATTGGCATTAATCGCTATTAGAGAAAAAGAAGCGGTTATCAGTGGTGCCGGTGGTAAAAAAGTACTTGATTTATTAATGGAAGAAGATATCGAAGTTGACGTAGCTATTGATAAACTGGGGCTAAAACAAGTAAGCGACGAGGGAGCTATTGAAAAAATAGTTGATGAAGTACTTGCGGCAAATGCCGATAAAGTAGAAGAGTACAAAGCCGGAAAAGAGAAACTTTTCGGTTTCTTCGTAGGACAGGTAATGAAAGCGAGTAAAGGTAAGGCAAATCCTCAAATCGTAAATAAAATCTTAAAAAGCAAGCTGTCTTGA
- the ilvA gene encoding threonine ammonia-lyase, whose amino-acid sequence MIPLEKIKKAHERVKKVVYKTPFAYAPVLSQKVGNEIFLKKENLQTTGAFKLRGAFNKIASLSEEKRKKGVIAASAGNHAQGVAFSANYFNIPSIIVMPEATPLTKVSGVKEYGGEVVLAGNNYDEAYEYAVKLAKEKNMEFIHPFADYDVMAGQGTIALEMLEKVPDLDYIVVPIGGGGLISGIASAAKQINPHIKVIGVTAAGAPAMRLSFLSGSVQDTTFVKTIADGIAVRDTSPITFEIIKEVVDDIVEVDDEEIANAILFLMERQKLVVEGAGAVGIAALLHHKIKFGAPKKVGVVLSGGNIDVTMINLIIEKGLLKSHRKMKLVITLVDKPGALMRLTEILAEEKANIVSIGYDRTDLNLAIGDANVSIALETRGLEHQESIKRALHKAGFRFVVE is encoded by the coding sequence ATGATTCCTCTTGAAAAAATAAAAAAAGCTCACGAAAGAGTTAAAAAAGTAGTATATAAAACTCCTTTTGCATACGCGCCGGTTCTTTCTCAAAAAGTAGGAAACGAAATTTTTTTAAAAAAAGAAAATCTCCAAACTACGGGAGCTTTTAAGCTAAGAGGCGCTTTTAATAAAATAGCGTCTCTTTCGGAAGAGAAAAGAAAAAAAGGGGTTATTGCAGCAAGTGCTGGAAACCACGCGCAAGGTGTTGCGTTTAGTGCGAACTATTTTAATATTCCTTCAATTATCGTAATGCCGGAAGCTACGCCTTTGACTAAGGTTAGCGGTGTCAAAGAGTACGGCGGGGAAGTCGTACTTGCCGGAAATAATTACGACGAAGCGTACGAATATGCCGTTAAGCTGGCAAAAGAGAAAAATATGGAATTTATTCATCCGTTTGCCGATTACGACGTAATGGCAGGTCAGGGTACTATCGCTCTTGAAATGCTTGAAAAAGTCCCAGATTTGGATTATATCGTCGTACCTATAGGAGGTGGAGGACTTATTAGCGGTATCGCAAGTGCCGCAAAACAGATAAACCCTCATATTAAAGTTATAGGTGTGACAGCAGCGGGTGCTCCTGCTATGAGGCTTAGCTTTCTATCCGGCAGCGTGCAAGATACTACGTTTGTAAAAACAATTGCCGACGGAATTGCGGTAAGAGACACTTCACCGATTACTTTTGAAATAATAAAAGAAGTGGTTGACGACATTGTAGAAGTGGATGACGAAGAAATTGCGAATGCTATTTTATTTTTAATGGAGAGACAAAAACTTGTTGTTGAGGGTGCCGGTGCCGTAGGAATTGCCGCACTTTTACATCATAAAATAAAATTCGGTGCGCCTAAAAAAGTGGGGGTGGTGCTAAGCGGCGGAAATATCGACGTTACTATGATTAATTTGATTATAGAAAAAGGTCTTTTAAAATCTCATAGAAAAATGAAACTCGTAATTACGCTTGTGGATAAACCGGGAGCTTTAATGAGACTTACAGAGATTTTAGCCGAAGAAAAAGCAAATATCGTCTCTATCGGATATGATAGAACGGATTTGAATCTTGCAATCGGAGACGCAAACGTTTCTATTGCGCTTGAAACAAGAGGTTTGGAACATCAAGAATCTATAAAAAGAGCGCTTCATAAAGCCGGATTCAGATTCGTAGTTGAATAG
- a CDS encoding potassium channel family protein produces MRVLLFGFDDFGEKVASYIEKKNLEIIVFDEKEYEKAKDKLYDVRFYHSIDDAVEELEDFDVVLAVLRDEDKNLFLCLSLKDKFPNKKLIAKVSNKDNDYKYKLAGVDKTINPYEVTANRIMTILKKPLTLKVIEEIIFEDNHLAFAEVEIPKGSFLDGKYIKDIYKEISSNYNILIIAIVDKEMSENVQFITRGVNHKIDAGDVLIVVGDMEEIERFKEDLDLLRIANG; encoded by the coding sequence ATGAGAGTATTGTTATTCGGATTTGACGATTTCGGTGAAAAAGTAGCGAGTTATATAGAAAAAAAGAATCTTGAAATTATAGTTTTTGATGAAAAAGAGTATGAAAAAGCAAAAGATAAACTTTATGACGTGAGATTTTATCACTCTATTGACGATGCCGTAGAAGAGCTTGAGGATTTTGATGTCGTATTGGCCGTACTAAGAGATGAAGATAAAAACCTCTTTTTGTGTCTTTCTTTAAAAGATAAGTTTCCGAATAAAAAATTAATCGCAAAAGTATCCAATAAAGACAACGATTATAAATATAAGCTTGCAGGTGTGGATAAGACGATCAACCCTTATGAAGTTACGGCAAATAGAATTATGACTATACTTAAAAAACCGCTTACTTTAAAAGTTATCGAAGAGATAATTTTTGAAGATAATCATTTGGCCTTTGCCGAAGTTGAGATTCCTAAAGGTTCGTTTTTGGACGGAAAATATATAAAAGATATTTACAAAGAGATTTCTTCGAATTATAATATATTGATTATTGCTATTGTGGATAAAGAGATGAGCGAAAACGTGCAGTTTATAACAAGAGGAGTAAACCATAAAATCGATGCCGGAGATGTTTTGATAGTGGTGGGAGATATGGAAGAGATTGAAAGATTCAAAGAAGACTTGGATTTATTAAGGATTGCAAATGGTTAG
- a CDS encoding HU family DNA-binding protein — MKKSDLVAVVAQKTGLSKKDVSAVIDASIEAIEEALKKGDKVSFIGFGSFEVVKRAPRVARVPGTNKEVKIPASKSVKFKVGKKLKETVNS; from the coding sequence ATGAAAAAATCTGATTTAGTAGCGGTAGTAGCGCAAAAGACGGGACTTAGCAAAAAAGATGTATCTGCAGTTATCGATGCGAGCATCGAAGCAATCGAAGAGGCACTAAAAAAAGGTGACAAAGTAAGTTTTATCGGTTTTGGTAGTTTCGAAGTTGTAAAAAGAGCTCCGAGAGTTGCGAGAGTGCCAGGTACGAACAAAGAAGTTAAAATCCCTGCAAGCAAATCTGTAAAATTCAAAGTTGGTAAAAAACTTAAAGAAACTGTTAATTCTTAA
- a CDS encoding ATP-binding protein, translating into MKEFEKESVFRIGEVYSVDGRKIKIKVDKNKNSSYIFYQGQIIKNISVGSYIKIVKGYIKIIGKVEGEYIEEDKSINLAYYKQSEKINRYLLVSLLGYIERNKFFQGIKEMPLVFNECYLLDNKEFNMVHNFLDLGEEENYGSIVIGKLALEDNQDIKVSIDKLFASHIGIFGNTGSGKSYTLAKLYHELLEKFKNNKNFHKTSRFVLIDFNGEYLIDDKERDYTIIEPEYKKTFNLNTRNSKDKFPILKKYFEDIEFWAIYLNATEKTQIPFLKRSFKMEVDFENFKIYFLNFIIMMLEKKFAMSDIQNFLEEIGKILHINDQEDYIMFINFINSFIYHSSSEVYYIQPNNTYFNNDKRLYFNDHREELVKEIKNYNFNSFPEKIEDNFLKIPLKIIFQFYNDKLEKNMNMEFIAPLLKRLRRINYLEKVIEVIDNYSENSLNLMNIISLKNVNSEIKKILPLLIVKQLYEEQKVNKNLDNKKYLNIIIDEAHNILSPISNRESEQWKEYRLETFEEIIKEGRKFGVFLTIASQRPSDISSTIISQLHNYFLHRLINNKDIEAVERTISYLDRLSFEYLSILPTGTCILAGLAIPMPIIISVYEIKTGYEPKSETIKLVKHWID; encoded by the coding sequence ATGAAGGAATTTGAAAAAGAATCAGTTTTTCGAATAGGTGAAGTTTATTCGGTTGATGGAAGAAAAATAAAAATAAAAGTAGATAAAAATAAAAACTCTTCTTATATTTTTTATCAAGGGCAAATAATTAAAAATATTTCTGTTGGAAGTTATATAAAAATTGTTAAAGGTTATATTAAAATTATTGGAAAAGTTGAAGGAGAATACATTGAAGAAGATAAAAGTATAAATTTAGCTTATTATAAACAATCTGAAAAAATTAATAGATATCTATTAGTTAGTTTGCTTGGATATATTGAAAGAAATAAATTTTTTCAAGGTATAAAAGAAATGCCTTTAGTTTTTAATGAGTGTTATTTATTAGATAATAAAGAATTTAATATGGTACATAATTTTTTAGATTTGGGAGAAGAAGAAAATTATGGAAGTATAGTTATAGGTAAATTAGCTTTAGAAGATAATCAGGATATTAAAGTAAGTATAGATAAACTTTTTGCAAGTCATATAGGTATTTTTGGTAATACGGGTAGTGGAAAGTCTTATACTTTAGCTAAATTATATCATGAATTATTAGAAAAGTTCAAAAATAATAAGAATTTTCACAAGACATCAAGATTTGTCTTAATAGATTTTAATGGAGAATATTTAATTGATGATAAAGAAAGAGATTATACAATTATTGAACCTGAATACAAAAAAACATTTAATTTAAATACAAGAAATTCAAAAGATAAGTTTCCTATATTAAAGAAATATTTTGAAGATATAGAGTTTTGGGCCATTTATTTGAATGCTACTGAAAAAACACAAATTCCTTTTTTAAAAAGGTCTTTTAAAATGGAAGTGGATTTTGAAAACTTTAAAATTTATTTTTTAAATTTTATAATAATGATGCTTGAAAAAAAGTTTGCAATGTCAGATATACAAAATTTTTTAGAAGAAATTGGGAAAATATTACATATTAATGATCAAGAAGATTATATAATGTTTATTAATTTTATTAATAGTTTTATCTATCATTCTTCAAGTGAAGTGTATTATATACAGCCTAACAACACTTATTTTAATAATGATAAACGCTTATATTTTAATGATCATAGAGAAGAGTTGGTTAAAGAAATTAAAAATTATAATTTTAATAGTTTTCCGGAAAAAATTGAGGATAATTTTTTAAAAATTCCTTTAAAAATTATTTTTCAATTTTATAATGATAAACTTGAAAAAAATATGAATATGGAATTTATTGCACCATTATTAAAAAGACTTAGAAGAATAAATTACTTAGAAAAAGTAATAGAAGTTATAGATAATTACAGTGAAAATAGTTTAAATCTAATGAATATAATTTCGTTAAAAAATGTTAATTCTGAGATAAAGAAAATTTTACCTTTATTGATTGTTAAACAACTTTATGAAGAACAAAAGGTTAATAAAAATTTAGATAATAAGAAATATTTAAATATAATTATTGATGAAGCACATAACATATTATCTCCCATTTCTAATAGAGAAAGTGAACAGTGGAAAGAATATAGATTAGAAACATTTGAAGAAATTATTAAAGAAGGTAGAAAATTCGGAGTTTTTTTAACTATTGCAAGTCAAAGGCCTTCAGATATTTCTTCAACAATAATTTCACAATTGCATAATTATTTTTTGCATAGATTAATTAATAATAAAGACATTGAAGCGGTAGAAAGAACAATTTCTTATTTAGATAGATTGTCATTTGAATATTTATCTATATTACCTACGGGTACTTGTATTCTCGCAGGTTTAGCAATACCAATGCCAATTATCATTTCAGTTTATGAAATAAAAACAGGTTATGAACCAAAAAGTGAAACAATAAAGCTAGTAAAACATTGGATTGATTAA
- a CDS encoding NAD(P)H-dependent glycerol-3-phosphate dehydrogenase — MVSVIGAGAWGSALYHAIKQKIKNAVITSRHKRNIEGFVSLDEAFKNEYLIIVIAAQSIDDFLRENREKIKNKKILVASKGIDNKKLKFLNEIFEEYTDKNNIAFISGPSFAKEVKQNKPTALVIASKNLNLAEKFSEFFPPFIKTYIDDDVEGVEVAGAYKNVIAIAAGVCEGLNLGSNAKAALISRGLVEMARFGEFFGAKKDTFLGVAGSGDLFLTANSTMSRNYRVGLNLAKGKLLEDILDELGEVAEGVFTSKAIYLLAQKHDIYTPIANEVYKILYQKKNVLDSLKDLMS, encoded by the coding sequence ATGGTTAGTGTAATAGGAGCGGGTGCTTGGGGAAGCGCTTTATATCATGCGATAAAACAAAAAATTAAAAACGCGGTCATTACTTCAAGACACAAAAGAAACATAGAAGGTTTCGTTTCTTTAGATGAAGCTTTTAAAAACGAATATTTAATAATAGTAATAGCCGCACAATCTATAGATGATTTTTTAAGAGAAAATAGAGAAAAGATAAAAAATAAAAAAATTCTTGTCGCAAGTAAAGGAATAGATAATAAAAAACTCAAATTTTTAAACGAAATATTCGAAGAATATACCGATAAAAACAATATTGCGTTTATTTCCGGGCCTTCTTTTGCAAAAGAAGTAAAACAAAATAAACCGACAGCCCTTGTTATAGCTTCTAAAAATCTCAATTTAGCCGAAAAGTTTAGCGAGTTTTTTCCTCCGTTTATAAAAACTTATATCGATGATGACGTAGAGGGTGTTGAGGTTGCAGGTGCGTATAAAAACGTAATAGCTATTGCAGCAGGGGTTTGTGAGGGGCTTAATTTGGGAAGTAACGCAAAAGCCGCTTTAATTTCAAGAGGACTTGTTGAAATGGCGAGATTCGGAGAATTTTTCGGGGCTAAGAAAGATACGTTTTTAGGAGTTGCGGGAAGTGGGGATTTGTTTTTGACGGCAAATTCTACGATGAGTAGAAATTATAGAGTCGGACTTAATCTTGCAAAAGGCAAACTTCTTGAAGATATTTTGGATGAACTCGGAGAAGTCGCCGAGGGTGTTTTTACTTCAAAAGCGATATATCTTTTGGCTCAAAAACACGACATTTATACGCCTATTGCAAACGAAGTTTATAAAATATTGTATCAAAAGAAAAACGTACTTGATAGTTTGAAAGATTTGATGAGTTAA